The Pochonia chlamydosporia 170 chromosome 3, whole genome shotgun sequence genome contains the following window.
GGGTGTACAAGCTTACCTGAACACTTTCTGCAATTTTTCTTGCCAAAAGGCAAAATGTAACCACAGTGGCAACACCAGTTCGCCGTCACGTTGGAGAAAGGCTGGAATCTGTGAGGAATGCGATGGTTGATCTTCTCTTCGTCTGGGTCGGTCTCAGCATTGCTCTTGCTGATACACTTGGTGACGACCTTGTCATAACACTTGGTATGACAAGTATATTTACAATCCTCGCATTGCATGCCAGCGGAGTATTTGAGAAAGTCGCCGCAGAGAGCGCAGCGCATGATGTTGTAGAATTGATGCTGGACGAATTTGTGGCCGTACATCTCATGCACTTCTTCCTTGCGCTGTCGAACAGCGCCTTTTCTGCCCAGTCCGAGATCTACGGGTCGTCGGTCCTTATTCTGCTTGATAAAACTCATCTGAAGCTGAACTTGTCCAGTTGGCTCCAAGTTAAACCAAGCATCGATGGGGCCAGTATTGATCTGCGGTTGTGGTACATGAGGTGGTGGCCCGCCGCTGAATCCCGTGCCGGAATCgcctccatggccttggccaccaAACCCGGTCTGTGTCGGGCTCATTGGAAACTGACCCGGAGGAGAGGAAGGTGTGGCCATCTGGTCGGCTGACACCCAACCGGAGCTGTTCATTTCGGCCTCGATCCTCTTTCTGCGCATCTCTTCTACGATGTCAGAGATGCGAATCCATAGCAAGCCGATGGGCATTGGGTGCTCGCTAGGCTTGTCGTAAACCGTCAGCTCGATTTCATTGGCTTTGTCGACATCAATGGTATGGAACTCTGCATCCCATCGGTCGGTTCGAGAGGTTTTGGTTCTAGCCACGACAGTATCTTCTACTTTAACGGCAACAAATGTCTCAGGTCCACGGGACATACGGCCGGTAGCGGCGTGGTCGACGTCATTGACACCCATGACTCGAATAGAAAGCTGGCCACTGAGGGGTTTTCGAAGATTTGGAGTATTGATCGAGTCATCTGCAGGCGGTACGTTAGTGGACATGTTCAATGGAATTGGGGATGGCGTGTGAGGCCAGGATGAGGTGAGAGACTTACCATCTTGGCCGTCGGAAGAGTCCATATCGATATGCAATTCCTCATATCTCTTGAGAGCCTGTTTCAAAAGGACAATTTTTTGCTTGCTTTCGACTCtacgagcagcagcaactgccTTGCTCCTTCTGTCACCCTCCATACCATATAGCTGAACCATTTTCTCAACTCCTTTGAGGTATTGTTCCTCCACGTTGAGCTTGAACTGAATCTGGGACAGCATAAGCTGGATACGGGGGCCTAGGTAGGGCGTATCATATTTGATCAAATCTAGTTATGCGTTGGGTCAAAATGTTAGCAAAGGATCACTTGCCACTCCCCGCAGGTTTGTTTGTATCATCGGGGGATAAGTTGTTGGACCTGCCATCTTTGCCTGTGGATATAGCCGCCAGGAAGAGAGAATAACACGCACCTAGCTTCGTAAAGTTTGGCCGAGCTTTCGGCATGCCAGCTCCAGGTTCTTGAGGAGCATATGGGTGGCGGGGAGGCATCAAatcgccatgttggccaacTTGACTGTACTGGGCCGTCCCGTAACCACCACTTTGGTCCCAAGCAGCTGAGGGGTCCTTGGGCGGGGGAGGAGGACCGCTGTCGTCGGCACCAGCGCCGAGAGCCATGTTGTCCATGCCCTGGTTGACATTTCGCATCTGGATGTCCCGGAGCTTCTCCTCGAAGAACTGCAGATTCCGTCGGCCGTCTCTCAGCTGGGTATCGAGTCGAGAACGGACGGCCTCATTGGTGGTCTGGGAGCGCATAGCCTGGgcggcattgatgatgttTTTCTCGCGCTCAATCTTCTTGTAGATGTCCTGGATTTTCTTTTCATCTTCGCTCATGGCAGGCAAGAGGCAGGGCGCGATGCGTTCGCGCTGGACGGGTGGTGAAAAGACAgaggcagcttgagcttggagtctggtgcaaagtCGAGGTCGAAGGTTGAGCAGCCGGCAGCCACAAGATGAACAAAAAGAGGGGACTAGCCTAGCCTCGCCGCACCAGAGGGAATCGATGCGAGGTGCTTGTGCGTATCTTATAGGAAAGGCCGGGCTACTTGACGAGCACGAGTTAAGAATGAAAAGGTCGGCAGCGGGTAGAAATGGGAAAATAAACCCGGCTGATATGCCCACGACACCTGTTGACTGCTTGGGGGGGTTCGAGGGGAGCAAAAGGAACGGACGGGGTCAAGTGAAGTGGGTTGGTTGTTTTTGTCGGCTTGTGGGCATGGAGGGAAAGATGTCGTCAGTGACGAGGtgacatgggcatgggcatgggcatgggccAGACTGGGAGGAAAAGCCAGGCACTTGAGCACCTGAGCGCATGAGGGGTCTGGTGCCGAGCCTAGCACTAGCACAGCACAGCGCAGGTCAGTCAACAagcaacaacattgaaagctgcCGGTCGAGGTGCCGATCAGCCCAATTCAGgtttggtcaagtctggtcgctTTCCAAGCTTCAAGAAAGGGTGAAAGGAACCATGGGCTTCGGCTTTTTTCTCCCGCACAAACACCATATCGCCTGCATCAGAGGCATGGAGGCACATGCAACAACAGGTCAACAGCTCTGTTTGGTCTGGCCTCGTAGGACTTTGGACCAGGGCAGGAGTCTGGTAGGACTTGCcttgacctgaccagaccagacttgttctTCTCACTTGACAAGCCGGCCAAGTGCCAGCCAGAGTGGGCTGTGCGTCCGGTGCTTCATTGggctggtccatgtccagtctgctCTTGTGGATGGCGGGGTTCCGGCTGCAGCTCCCAGAGCCCattccaacattgaatattgaccagacatggatcttgaccttgacttgaaGCAATCATGTCTCAACTGCTCGGCTCTGGGAATTGACCAGTCAAACTGTCTCTATTCTTGTCGCCACAACGCATCAACATGTCTACTACTAGACTCTTCGTATTGAAACTGCTATCAACAACCCACTTTTGTTCAATATCCAGCCTACTGCTAACATTGGCTTGCACTTGACACTTGCTCAACCTCATACATCCGCCTGCCTTACACATACGTgagcatcatcaccaaccacaaCTTTTGAAACGTGTCAAAGCTCGTCTCGGAAGCCATCAAAGGCTGCTGCACTGAAGGCTTCAAATTGCGAAACAAACACACAATTGTAGTTAGACGGACGCCTACTACCAGTATTTATCGCCCCCTTTTGCCACCTTTGCAAACCGCCATCACAACACATTTGGAATCATCCTGCTATTCTTATCTAGCGCTCAACTAAGCGTGTACCGGAGCTAAGCCGCTCCGATCTAGTCACAGTCTTCACCGTGTCTAGGGGGTTATGAAACTGTGTCTGGGCTAGAGCCGGGTATAACATTTTAGCATTTCAACAGCTGGCTCTCTACATGATTGCTGTTGACATCAAGCTTCATCATTTCACCAATTCGTCAACCTATCTGATGGGAAACTGATATGCACACAATAGCTCGTGGTCTGTACGGAGCAGTCTCCAGCCTATGAGCAACTTGCACGCAGTATTCACAAAAGTAAAACATCCCGGTCTGATAACCTTTCTGTTTACAGTCAAACAGACATGGCTGAGCCTTGCTCCATGCTGCCGCCCAACAGCGGTGTCATTGCCTTGTGAGTCTCTTGCATATTGAACATGTACATCCCCACTTGGCTGACATGGCAGAGACAATGACAACCCAGTTGGGATGCGTAAAATGCGCAACAGCATCAGATAGGTAACCTGATGGATCGACAAGAGATTCAGCTTCTGCAATGACTCAGTTCTCGCTTTTTCGCCATGCAACATCAAAGACTACCGGGGAGGTAGACACGTATTCGTGATGGCAATGACTCTGGCGGCCTCTACAGTGACGACATAGGTGGGATGAAATCTGGGGCAACGTTCCCGCGAGAATTCTGCCAGTTCGTATAATCTTGTTGAATCAAACCTTCAATCGGTGGAAACCGAATCGTAAATCGGCTCAAGATTCATCCCCGAGTGCATGTGGGGTTTCGGCAGGCATAGGGAGGTAGCCAGGTCTGCCAGGGTTGCGAGGCGCCACAACGCCACTGTCGATTTCCGACTTCAAGGGGCATGTGCTCTCCATGAACTATTATTTTGCTCATGTGCCATAAAGACCCCTATTCAGACCCTGATCCCATGTTGCAGTGGACCAGGGCAGGGCTGGAGGCCTACCGACATCTCCAAAGAGGTGCTTCAGACGTCATTGTCAACAAGGACGCAAGACGATGAAAGTTGAGAGAAGGGGGAGAGTAACTGGCAAGCAGTTGGGAAAGGTTTGGCTATCTTCTTACTCTAGGATGGGCCCAAGTGATGATTTGCAAAAGTTAAACGTTCCGGGGATTAATGTTGCTTGATACTATGCACTCACGGAGATTGTAGGTCAGtgacaccatcatcgtctggTACTTAAGTAGGCAGAACGATTCACTGGGCTTCAAGTCTTCAATTGAGTTACCCCGTCCTCTAGTATAATACACTATCCATGATACAAAACAAATCGAAGGGCTAGATATGCACGCTCATTCATATACATCATGTCCTTCTCAGGAGCAGTACCGCTATACTTCCAGCAACTGCTGCTCCCGTCACAGCGCCTTGGAACGCCAACGTAGAAGCATCCCTCATCCGCAGGTCAATTCTTCTTTCACTGACCAAgtcggcagcagcagcctgccATCGAGCCGGGTCCGCCAGGAATTCCTTCCAGGTTCCTTCCGTCAATGGACTCGACGCAGTCTCTGGCTCCACGGGCACAGCCGCAGGCGAATGTTGCACTGGTACGGGaacagcctcctccttcttggtgAGAGACATCTTGACAGCTTCCAACTCGCCGCGGACCTCTTCCAATaccttcttctcttcctcaaccacgcctttgacaagacgccttcttcgccaaggTTCTGCAAAAAACTGCAGCACAACGAATAACAGAAAGTTCATGCCCATCAGACCCCACGTGCCCCATGTACTGGCACGGCGTATTCTATCACTCCATATTTGCTCCTCGTGGTAACGCTTCAGTATCCCGGCGTTGAGACGCTGGCTCAGACTTTGCTCCTCAGCCTCGGCCTCGGTCAAAGCCTCCTGAGCGCTGGACACCTCCCCTTCCAGAACATGGTCTGTTCTGTAGAGTTCCGTAAATCGCTCCAGGTCGGCCGGGGACCATGTATCTTTGCGAGCGAGCAAAGTCGTCACTTCTCGTTGCGTGGTAGCTCTTTTCGTGTTGGATGTTTTGTAGGCCTGACGAACATTTCGAACCGTGGCATGGGCTTCCGCTAGTTGGGCTTCTAAAGCGTCATTCTCTTTCTTGATGCCTTCGATGGATGAGTACCCCGTTATATCGTTTAGAGTTTGCGAAGCCGTGAGTACTCGTGCCTGGAGATTATCCATGGCCTGACTGAACTTTTGGTTCAACTCGCTGCGACGACTGTCTGTGACTGATGGCAGGTCCTTGGCTGGCTGCGCTGAATCTTGCGTCTTCGTATCGGCGCCATTTCTCAGAATGGACGATGACTCAGTATTCTTAGGCGGAATTTGCGACGAGAAGGACCGTGATTGAGGACTATGGCGTGCACAACGCTGCAGGCCAGTGACTGGCTTTGCAGCGAACAAGCTCTCTCGAGTTCTTGTTTGCTGGGCGAAGGCTGTGACATCCCGTCCTAGAATTCTCCTGCCGCCAGCCCAAGCTGCTCGAGCCATTGGGCCGCCAAACGGCTGCATCGCGGGTGCCTCGGTCGAACGCAGGTCCAGTGAGTGTTGTTTCCTGTCGCTGCCGCTGAGGACGACCAAAATACCGAAATCGCGATGTTGAGACCACTGGCCTTTGGGTGGCTCATGCTTTCTGCCGCGAATCCAAGGACTGTAGTCTGGTGCTCCAGGCACTGGTTCCTGACCGCCCTCGGGGAGGAACGGCGCTGGCCCGAATTTCGGCTCAGTTGTTGGGCATTCTGTACAGGTCCAAATCAGCAGAGAACTGCAGGAGGCGTTGGCGGTGTGCGGCGCTTCAGGGGACCGGCATCAGTGGGGCACCCGGCTTTCAACCAACGGCCAGCCAGCGGCCACGGCGACCCTCCATGACGACATTTGGACCTGCACAGTCTGGGTCGCAGCTTGCGAAGACGGCCCAGTCGCAAACGCCGCAAACTCTCGACGACTTTTCTCAAaattttggtgttttggctGGGTGATGAGTTTTTTTAATGGGTCTTGGCTTTTATCATTAGTGGACACACGGGTATTTGTCTTATCAATTGACGTCCTGGTAACGGCTTGTTGAACCTCAACGTTCTTTGGTAGTCTTAAATCTTTCGAATTCTTTTCTTCGTAACGACGGAAGGAACTGACCGCCCCTCGTTTGCCTCTCCATTGACAGCGACAACCCTCCGATTTGTGACAGGACACACAAATTGTACGACACGATCACATTACCAAACTTCCAGTCGTCAACGATCGCTCGCTACATCCCATCGTGTCTGAAATCGGcgctt
Protein-coding sequences here:
- a CDS encoding mitochondrial inner membrane protein (similar to Metarhizium acridum CQMa 102 XP_007807782.1) is translated as MEECPTTEPKFGPAPFLPEGGQEPVPGAPDYSPWIRGRKHEPPKGQWSQHRDFGILVVLSGSDRKQHSLDLRSTEAPAMQPFGGPMARAAWAGGRRILGRDVTAFAQQTRTRESLFAAKPVTGLQRCARHSPQSRSFSSQIPPKNTESSSILRNGADTKTQDSAQPAKDLPSVTDSRRSELNQKFSQAMDNLQARVLTASQTLNDITGYSSIEGIKKENDALEAQLAEAHATVRNVRQAYKTSNTKRATTQREVTTLLARKDTWSPADLERFTELYRTDHVLEGEVSSAQEALTEAEAEEQSLSQRLNAGILKRYHEEQIWSDRIRRASTWGTWGLMGMNFLLFVVLQFFAEPWRRRRLVKGVVEEEKKVLEEVRGELEAVKMSLTKKEEAVPVPVQHSPAAVPVEPETASSPLTEGTWKEFLADPARWQAAAADLVSERRIDLRMRDASTLAFQGAVTGAAVAGSIAVLLLRRT